One genomic window of Nicotiana sylvestris chromosome 10, ASM39365v2, whole genome shotgun sequence includes the following:
- the LOC104226519 gene encoding uncharacterized protein yields MTYAPQTGLDEEVKRCFWEVLDKVVQGILPTEKLFIGGDFNGHIGSSAGGYGEVHGGFGFSDRNGGGTSLLDFARAFELVIVNSMFPKREEHLVTFRIMVVRTQIDYLILRRYDRGLCEDCKMIPSDNLATQHRLLVMDVGILMKRKKRFIRGQLRIRWGALSKDNAQELEGRLLNMGA; encoded by the coding sequence ATGACCTACGCGCCGCAAACAGGCTTAGACGAGGAGGTTAAGAGGTGCTTCTGGGAGGTGCTGGATAAGGTGGTGCAGGGTATTCTGCCTACGGAAAAGCTATttataggaggggatttcaatggtcatattgggtcatctgcTGGTGGCTATGGTGAGGTACACGGTGGCTTCGGCTTTAGTGATAGGAACGGGGGTGGTACCTCACTGTTGGATTTCGCTAGAGCTTTTGAGTTGGTGATCGTGAACTCTATGTTTCCGAAGAGGgaggaacatttggttactttccGAATTATGGTTGTTAGGACTCAAATTGACTACCTCATCCTTAGGAGGTATGATAGGGGGTTGTGTGAGGATTGCAAGATGATCCCGAGTGATAACCTCGCAACTCAACATAGGCTCTTAGTGATGGACGTCGGTATCttgatgaagaggaagaagaggtttATACGGGGTCAGTTGAGGATCAGGTGGGGAGCTTTGTCTAAGG